One Danio rerio strain Tuebingen ecotype United States chromosome 13, GRCz12tu, whole genome shotgun sequence DNA window includes the following coding sequences:
- the sdhaf4 gene encoding succinate dehydrogenase assembly factor 4, mitochondrial (The RefSeq protein has 1 substitution compared to this genomic sequence) has protein sequence MSLLRVCCTAARGFASRRVFLESTMNTAGLRPAGYASGGVTKDKEPLKKAKTPQGRFDMEETESKSKDVLERFPDDVNPETKEKGGPRGPEPTRYGDWERKGRCIDF, from the exons ATGTCTCTTTTACGTGTGTGCTGTACTGCAGCGAGAGGTTTTGCTAGCAGGCGAGTGTTTTTAGAGTCGACTATAAATACTG CAGGTCTCAGGCCAGCAGGATATGCGTCCGGAGGGGTGACCAAAGATAAAGAGCCTTTAAAGAAAGCCAAAACGCCACAAGGGCGCTTTGACATGGAAGAAACTGAATCCAAATCAAAAGATGTGCTTGAAA gATTTCCAGATGATGTAAATCCAGAAACTAAGGAGAAGGGTGGCCCCAGGGGCCCCGAACCTACACGATATGGTGACTGGGAAAGAAAAGGCCGTTGCATTGACTTTTAG